The following are from one region of the Polaribacter marinaquae genome:
- a CDS encoding YgaP family membrane protein, translated as MLNKYFRVIVGCMVLLMVLLTYYVSIKWLWFGVFIGVNMIQSAFTKWCLLETILMKLGIKK; from the coding sequence ATGTTGAATAAATATTTTAGAGTTATAGTTGGTTGTATGGTACTTTTAATGGTTTTATTAACTTATTATGTAAGTATTAAATGGTTGTGGTTTGGTGTGTTTATTGGTGTAAATATGATACAATCAGCATTTACAAAATGGTGTTTGTTAGAAACTATTTTGATGAAATTAGGAATTAAAAAATAA